From the Leptolyngbya sp. O-77 genome, one window contains:
- a CDS encoding CHAD domain-containing protein, producing MGEQYRQMVKHEKHVLADTDPEHLHQMRVHSRRLYTALQVFAAAIVLPRAAHAKHVRSLTKALGKLRDLDVQIATLQTDYHPHLSQPEQAYLERAIAALQQKRCKTLAGTRDILSQSRYRDLKTAYETWLSAPQFTSLAQVPIMTVLPDLLSPLLSTSLLHPGWLIATEEVTEDTAPTLHDLRKACKHVRYQAEFFISFYGTQFKAWIAGLKSLQDSLGRLQDIQVLLELLSDVLPKGIELSELRHMVQSNQQKILANWNQTRLQQLDPASRYQLYEMLLQPVGE from the coding sequence GTGGGTGAGCAGTATCGCCAGATGGTGAAGCACGAAAAGCACGTTCTGGCAGATACTGACCCAGAACATCTCCACCAAATGCGCGTTCATAGCCGTCGGCTTTATACGGCGCTACAAGTGTTTGCAGCAGCCATTGTGCTGCCTAGAGCGGCCCATGCCAAGCACGTGCGATCGCTCACAAAGGCACTGGGCAAATTGCGCGACCTAGACGTGCAAATCGCTACGCTCCAGACCGACTATCATCCCCATCTGAGCCAGCCAGAGCAGGCGTACCTAGAGAGGGCGATCGCCGCACTCCAGCAAAAGCGCTGCAAAACCCTTGCAGGCACCCGCGACATCCTCAGCCAGAGCCGCTATCGAGACCTGAAAACCGCCTACGAAACTTGGCTCAGCGCTCCCCAGTTCACATCGCTGGCTCAAGTCCCAATTATGACTGTCCTGCCCGACCTACTCAGCCCGTTACTATCGACCTCGCTGCTACACCCCGGCTGGCTCATCGCCACCGAAGAGGTAACAGAAGACACCGCCCCCACACTGCACGACCTCCGCAAAGCCTGTAAGCATGTCCGCTATCAAGCAGAGTTTTTCATTAGTTTCTATGGCACGCAGTTCAAAGCCTGGATTGCTGGGCTAAAGTCACTACAAGACAGCCTCGGCAGGTTGCAAGATATTCAGGTGCTACTGGAGTTGCTGTCCGACGTGCTGCCCAAAGGCATAGAGTTATCGGAACTGCGACACATGGTGCAATCCAACCAACAGAAAATTCTGGCGAACTGGAACCAAACCCGTCTCCAGCAGCTTGATCCAGCCTCCCGCTATCAGCTTTATGAGATGCTGCTCCAGCCTGTTGGAGAGTGA
- a CDS encoding L-threonylcarbamoyladenylate synthase has translation MPQVSLAELVDIARQGAGLISFPTDTVPALATRPDAAGLIYAAKQRDERKPLILMGGSVEDLWAFVAGDEAAKAQWQAAAERYFPGAVTLVLPAGDRLPRAMNPTDPTTIGIRVPDHALARHLLAQTGPLATTSVNRSGEPALQDLSDINAQFPDVYTLTEAALDELGRSLLVSTTYAGSGTPSTVVKWTDEGWSILRQGQVVFEP, from the coding sequence ATGCCGCAAGTGTCTCTGGCTGAATTGGTTGATATTGCTCGGCAAGGCGCTGGGCTGATTAGCTTCCCAACGGATACCGTGCCAGCCTTGGCGACGCGACCAGACGCAGCGGGGCTAATCTATGCCGCCAAGCAGCGAGACGAGCGCAAGCCGCTGATTTTGATGGGCGGCAGTGTGGAAGATCTGTGGGCGTTTGTTGCAGGCGACGAGGCGGCAAAGGCGCAGTGGCAGGCGGCGGCGGAGCGCTACTTTCCGGGAGCGGTGACGCTGGTGTTGCCTGCGGGCGATCGCCTCCCCCGCGCCATGAACCCGACTGATCCAACGACCATCGGCATTCGTGTACCGGATCATGCTCTGGCGCGACATCTGCTGGCACAGACAGGCCCCCTGGCCACCACCAGCGTTAACCGCTCCGGAGAACCCGCGTTACAAGATTTATCGGACATCAACGCCCAGTTTCCCGATGTCTATACGCTGACAGAAGCAGCGCTAGACGAACTGGGGCGATCGCTCTTGGTGTCCACTACCTATGCGGGTTCTGGAACTCCCTCGACGGTGGTGAAATGGACCGATGAGGGATGGAGCATTTTGCGACAGGGCCAGGTCGTTTTCGAGCCATAG